CCGGCGGTGCTGAGCACCGCGCCCGCGGCCAGCCAGCAGCAGACGGCCCGCCCGGGCCGGCTCACTGGGTGCCGCCGGTGCTGGGGAAGGGCATCGGGAAGCTGAGCTCGTTCAGGTCGGCCCGGCCGTCGATACTGCCCTTGGCCGGGTCGTAGGCGCCCAACAGGTTGTCCGCGGCCAGCGGCGCGTCGTCGAGCAGCTCCGCCAGCGAGGCCCGCTGCTGGGCCATGGTCCGGGTGATCGGCACCAGCTGGTTCACCACTCCCTGCAGCTGGGCCCGGTTGGACTGGATGAAGCCCTGCACCTGGCCCAGGGCGGTGGACAGCTGCGACAGCGCGGTGCCCAGGTCGGTCCGGTCCTCCGCCAGGAAGCCGCTGACGTCGGCGAGTTCGCCGGTGGCCGACTGCACCTGGCTGTCGTTCTGCTTCAGCATGCTGGTGAAGCTCTGCAGCGAGGTCAGGGTGGCGAAGAGCTCGGTGCTGTTGCCGTTCAACGTCTGTGCGGCGGAACCAAGTTGACTGATGGACTGGCCGATGGCGGTGCCGTTGCCGTTCAGGTTCGCCGCCCCGGTGTCCAGCAGCTGCGACAGCGCGCCGTCGGAGTTGGCGCCCTGCGGGCCGAGGGCGTCGGCCAGTTGGGTGATGCTCTGGTAGAGCTGGTCGACCTCGACGGGGGTGGCGGTGCGGGACTGCGGGATGCTCCCGTGGTCGGTCAGCTGCGGGCCGCCGGTGTAGGCCGGGGTCAGCTGGACGTAGCGGTCGGCGATCAGCGTCGGCGCGACCACCACGGCGTCGGCGTCGGCCGGGACCCTGACCCCCGGGTCGACCGAGAGCACCACCTTGACCTGGGTGCCGTCCGGGGTGACCGACTCGACCGAGCCCTCCTTGACGCCGAGGATCCGCAGGTCCGAACCGGCGTACACGCCGATGGCGCGGTTGAAGTAGGCGGTGATCCGCAGGCCGCCGCCGCCGTTCAGCGAGACCACTCCGGCGGCGGTGCCGCCGCCGACCACCACCACCAGGGCGGTGCCGGCGGCGATGGCGGCCCGGGTGGAGGTCCGGCGCAGCGGTCGCCTGTCCAGTACGGATGTCACTTGCCTTTACCTCCGGTGGTCGGGGACATGCAGCCGGAGGACGACTGCCGGTCGGCGGGCAGGTAGCTGTTCGGAATGAGCCCGCACAGGTAGACGTCGAACCAGCGTCCGTTGCCGAGGGTGTTCCCCAGCTGCTGGTAGTAGGGCCCGGCCAGGGCCAGCACCTGGTCCAGGTTGGACTGGTTGGCCTGGAGCACCGAGACCACCCGGGAGAGCGCACTGAGTGTCGGCGCCAGCTGCTGGTCGTCGTCCTGGACCAGCCCGGTCAGCTCGGCGCCCAGCTCGGTCGTCCCGACCAGCAGCGAGTGGATCGCGTCGCGGCGGCTCTGCACCTCGGCCAGCAGCAGGTTGCCGTCGGTGATCAGGTCGGCCAGCTTGTCGTTCTGGGCGGCCACGGTGCCGGTCAGGGCGGCGCTGGCGGACAGCAGCTGGGCCAGCTGGGCGTCCCGGCTGGAGATGGTCTGCGACAGCGCGGACAGGCCGGTGACCGCCGAGCGGACCGAGGGCGGGGTGTCCTTGAAGGTGTCGGAGATCGCCTGGAAGCTCGCCGCCAGCTGCTTGCTGTCCACCGAGTCCAGGGTCTGCCCCAGCCCGTCCAGCGCCTGGGAGACGTCGAAGGGCGAGCTGGTGCGGCTGCTGGGGATGGTCCGGGAGGGGTTCTGGGCGGCGTCCCCGAGCGGGTCCACCGCCAGGTACTTGGCTCCCAGCAGGGTGCGGATGTCGATGGCGGCGGTGCTGGCGTTGCCGACCCAGGCGCCGCGGACCAGGAACCCGACCTTCACCTGTGCGCCGTCCAGGGCCACCGAGGTGACCTGGCCGACCTTGACCCCGGCCACGCTGACGTCGTCGCCGGCCTCCAGTCCTGAGGACTCGGTGAAGTAGGCGCTGTAGTGGGTGCCGCCGTCGCCGATCAGCGGCAGCGCGTCGGCGTCGTAGGCCGCGAACGACACCAGGGCGCAGGCGACCACGCCGACCAGGCCGACGGTGACCGGGTTGCGGCGCCGCAGCGGAGTGAACAACGGTGGCCTCATGAACCGCACCTCGGCTGGGTGATGGCGATCCCGGTGGGCGGCGCGCTGCCGTCGGAGGTGGTGACTCCGGTGACCGTGGCCTGGCACAGGTAGAGGTTGAGCCAGGAGCCGTAGGAGGCGGTCCGCCCGATCGCGGTGAACTTCTGCGGGGTCTTCTGGAGGAAGTCCTCCAGCTCCGGGGTGCCCGCCTCCAGGTTGTCCGAGAGCCGCCCCAGCTGTGCGATGGAGTCCTTGAGCGGCTGGCGGCCCTGGGCGAGCAGCCCGGCCGTGCTGGTGCTGAGCCCGGAGAGCGCGCTGATGGCCTCGCCGATCGGCTGGCGGTCCGCGGAGAATCCGCTGACCAGCTGCTGGAGGGTGGTCACCAGGGTGGTGAAGCCCTGCTGGTGGCCGTTGACGTTGTCCAGCACCGAGGTCAGGTTGTCGATCACCGAGCCGATCACCTGGTCCTTGGCGGCCAGGGTGTTGGTCAGCGTGCCGACGTCCTGCACCAGCCCGTCGACGGTGCCGCCCTCGCCCTGGAGGACCTCCACGATCTCCTGCGCCAGCTGGTTGGTCTGGTCCGGGTCGAGCCCTTCGAACAGCGGTTGGAAACCGTCGAAGAGCTGGGTGAGGTCCAGCGCGGGCGTGGTGCTCTGCACCGGGATGGTCCCGCCGGGCCGCAGCGACCGGCCGACCGGGCCCACGCCCTGGTCCAGCTCCAGATAGCGCTCGCCGACCAGGTTCAGGTACTTGACCGAGGCGGTCGCCGAGGCGGGCAGGGCGCGCCCGCGCTGCACGTCGAAGTGGACCAGCGCGTAGCGGCGCCCGGTCACCCGCACCCCCTCCACCTGGCCCACCTGGACCCCGGCGATCCGCACGCTGTCGCCCGCCACCAGCCCGGTGACGTCGGTGAACTGCGCGTAGTAGCCGGTGGTGGCGCCGACCGAGGTGTCGGAGACGGCGAGGGCCAGCCCGGTGGTGGCCAGCGAGGTGACCGCGATGAAGACCGCGGACTTGGCCAGCGGCCCGGCCAGGCTGCGCCGCTTCATCGGACCCCCACCTGCGCCCCGCGCAGCACCGGGCCGACCAGCAGGCTGCTCCAGCTGGGCAGGTCGGTGGGCCGGGTCCCGGCCGAGGGTGCCAGAAGTTCGTTGATCAGGGCGTTCTCCTGGGGCGTGTTGGGTCGGCCGGTGTACGGGGTGCTGTAGCAGGCCGGACCGCCGGTGGCGTCGTAGCGCGGGGTGTCCTGCCCGGGCAGGTAGGCCCCGCGCGAGGGCGCCGAGGTCAGGTCGACGTGCAGACCCGGCTCGTCGGTGCCCGCGCCCAGGGCCTTGTTCATCTCCGGGACGAAGTCGGCCAGGGTGCGCAGGGTGCACGGGAACTCGGAGGAGTACTCGCCGAGGAGGGTGAGCGTGCCGCGGCTGTCCGCGGCCAGCCGGATGATGGTCGACTGGTTCTGCTCCAGGAAGGCGGTGGTGCTCCCGGCCGCCGCGGTCGTGGTGGAGTAGAGGTCGGCCAGCTGGCTCTGCTGGTCGGCGACGGTGCCGGTGGTGGTGGCCAGCTCGGTGAGCGCCTGGAGCAGGTCCGGGGCGGCCTGGTTGTAGGAGCGGCTGACCTGGACCAGGTTGTGCAGGTCGCTGTTGAGGGCGGGCAGTTGCGGGTTGAACTTCTTGAGGTAGGTGTCCAGGGTGGTCAGCGTGGTGCCGAGTTCGGCGCCCCGGTCCTGGAGCGCCCCGGCGACGGCGTTCAGCGTGGCCGCGAGCTGGGCCGGCTGGACGTCGTCCAGCAGTGGCAGCAGGTTGTCGAAGACCTGCTCCAGCTCGATCGCGTCGCTGGAGCGGTCCTCCGGGATGACGCTGCCGGCCGTCAGCGCCGGGCCGCTCGCGGTGGCGGGCGGGATCAGCTCCACGAAGCGGGCGCCGAACAGGGTGGTCGGCAGCATCTGCACGGAGACCCCGGCCGGGATCTGCCGCAGCCGGGCGGGCGGGATGGCCAGGGTCAGCGTCGCCCCCGAACCGTTCGCCCTGATCGAGCTGACCCGGCCGACGACCACGCCGTCCAGCTTGACGTCGGCGTCGACCTGCATCTGGTTGCCGACGCTGTCGGTGTGCACCAGGACGCTGTCGGTGTCGCTGAAGTCGTGGTCGTACACCGACACCGAGAGCCAGGCCAGCAGCACCGGCGCCATCAGGAAGCACAGCCCGGCGCCCCGGCGGCGCAGGGTGGAGACCGGCCGGGCGCTCATCCCGCCACCCGCACGGTGGTGGTGGCGCCCCAGATCGCCAGGCTGAGGAAGAAGTCGGTCAGGCTGATGATCACGATGGCGTTGCGCACCGAGCGCCCCACCGCGATCCCCACCCCGGCCGGGCCGCCCTTGGCGTGGAAGCCGTAGTAGCAGTGCGCCAGGATCACCACCACGCTGAAGACCAGCACCTTGAGCGCCGACAGCAGCACGTCCTCCGGTGCCAGGAACAGGTTGAAGTAGTGGTCGTAGACCCCGGAGGACTGGCCCTCGCCGTACACCGTCACCAGCCGCGAGGCCGCGTAGGAGGCGAGCAGTCCCACCCCGTACAGCGGGACGATGGCGACCACCCCGGCGATGATCCGGGTGGTGACCAGGTAGGGCACGCTGCGGATGCCCATCGCCTCGAGCGCGTCGACCTCCTCGTTGATCCGCATCGCGCCCAGTTGTGCGGTGAAGCCCGCGCCCACGGTCGCCGACAGCGCCAGACCGGCCACCAGCGGTGCGATCTCCCGGGTGTTGAAGTAGGCCGAGATGAAGCCGGTGAAGGCGGTGGTCCCGATCTCGTTCATCGCCGAGTAGCCCTGCAGGCCGACCACCGTGCCGGTGGCCAGGGTCATCCCGACCATCACCCCGACGGTGCCGCCGATGACGCCCAGCCCCCCGCTGCCGAAGGCGACTTCGGAGAGCAGCCGGAGCACCTCGCGCAGGTAGCGGCGCAGGGTCCGCGGGATCCACAGCAGCGCGCCCAGATGGAAGATCAGATGGTCGCCGGACTCGTCCAGCCAGCGGAACCAGTTGCGGCGGGGGGCCGCCGGATCGACGACTGCCTCGGGCGCGCTCTCACGCTCGGTCAAGGCCATGGCTCACATGCCCTTCTGCGGGACGAGCTGGAGGTAGACGGCGGTCAGCACCACGTTGACCAGGAAGAGCAGCAGGAAGGTGATCACCACGGACTGGTTCACCGCGTCGCCGACGCCCTTGGGGCCGCCGCGCGGGTTCAGTCCCCGGTGTGCCGCGACCAGGCCGGCGATCAGGCCGAAGATCAGCGCCTTCAGCTCGCCCACATAGATGTCGGGCAGCTGGGCCAGGGCCGAGAAGCTGGAGAGGTAGGCGCCCGGCGTGCCGTGCTGGAGGTAGACGTTGAAGAAGTAGCCGCCGACCACCCCGACCACCGACACCAGCCCGTTCAGCAGCACCGCGACCAGCATCGTGGCCAGCACCCTGGGCACGATCAGCCGCTGGACCGGGGAGACGCCCATGACCTCCATGGCGTCCAGCTCCTCGCGGATCTTGCGCGAGCCCAGGTCGGCGCAGATCGCCGACCCGCCGGCCCCGGCGATCAGCAGGGCCACGATCAGCGGGCTGGCCTGCTGCACCACCGCCAGCACGCTGGCCCCGCCGGTGAACGACTGGGCGCCCAACTGCTGGGTCAGCGAACCGACCTGAAGCGCGATCACCGCGCCGAAGGGGATCGAGACCAGGGCCGCCGGAAGGATGGTGACGCTGGCGACGAACCAGAACTGCTCGACCAGCTCCCGTACTTGGAACGGACGGCGAAAGGTGTCGCGGAACGTGGTCGCGCCCAGCGAGAAGAAGTCCCCGGACTGCCGGAGCGCGGACTGCACCGGATTGCTCATGGCTGCTCCCCTGCGGCCGGGCCGGTGGCCGGGGCGGGTGCGGCGGCGGCGAGCCGGTGCTGGTTCCGGAGCGCCGCCACCCGCTGCCGGCGCCGCTGCACGGCCTGCCGGGGCGGCAGCCCCGGGCTCGGCTCCAGCTGCGCCGGGATCGCCACGGGCGGCGCGGCCGGCAGCTCGCCCTCCAGCTCCATCGTCTGCTGGTCCTTCTCCTCGGCCATGCCGATCGGGCCGATCCGGTGCCCGCCGAGGAACTGCCGGACCACCGGCTCCTCGCTGTTCAGCAGCAGTTCGCGGGGGCCGAAGGCGACCAGCCGGCGGCGGAACAGCATGCCCAGGTTGTCCGGGACGGTGGTGGCGATGTCCAGGTTGTGGGTGACGATCAGCATGGTCGCGTCGATCTGCGCGTTCAGGTCGATCAGCAGCTGCGAGAGGTAGGAGGTGCGCACCGGGTCGAGCCCGGAGTCGGGCTCGTCGCACAGCACGATCTGCGGGTCCAGCACCAGCGCCCGGGCCAGTCCCGCGCGCTTCCGCATCCCGCCGGAGATCTCCCCCGGCAGCTTCGCCTCTGAGCCCAGCAGGCCGACCAGTTCCATCCGCTCCAGCACGGTCCGCCGGATCTCCGACTCCTTCTTGCGGGTGTGCTCGCGCAGCGGGAAGGCGATGTTGTCGTACAGGTTCATCGAACCGAACAGCGCGCCGTCCTGGAACATCACCCCGAAGAGCTTGCGGGCCTCGTAGATCTCGTGCTCCGGGCTGCTGGCCATGTCCACACCGCCGACCAGCACCCGTCCGCGCTCGGGGCGCAGCAGCCCGATCACCGACTTGAGGAAGACCGTCTTGCCGGTCCCGGAGGGCCCGAGCATCACGCTCACCTCGCCGGCCGGGAGGGTGAGGTTCACGTCCTCCCAGACCGTCTGGCTGCCGAAGGACTTGGTGAGTCCCTCGACGGTCACTTCGATCCCCATG
The Streptacidiphilus albus JL83 genome window above contains:
- a CDS encoding MCE family protein, which encodes MTSVLDRRPLRRTSTRAAIAAGTALVVVVGGGTAAGVVSLNGGGGLRITAYFNRAIGVYAGSDLRILGVKEGSVESVTPDGTQVKVVLSVDPGVRVPADADAVVVAPTLIADRYVQLTPAYTGGPQLTDHGSIPQSRTATPVEVDQLYQSITQLADALGPQGANSDGALSQLLDTGAANLNGNGTAIGQSISQLGSAAQTLNGNSTELFATLTSLQSFTSMLKQNDSQVQSATGELADVSGFLAEDRTDLGTALSQLSTALGQVQGFIQSNRAQLQGVVNQLVPITRTMAQQRASLAELLDDAPLAADNLLGAYDPAKGSIDGRADLNELSFPMPFPSTGGTQ
- a CDS encoding MCE family protein, whose protein sequence is MRPPLFTPLRRRNPVTVGLVGVVACALVSFAAYDADALPLIGDGGTHYSAYFTESSGLEAGDDVSVAGVKVGQVTSVALDGAQVKVGFLVRGAWVGNASTAAIDIRTLLGAKYLAVDPLGDAAQNPSRTIPSSRTSSPFDVSQALDGLGQTLDSVDSKQLAASFQAISDTFKDTPPSVRSAVTGLSALSQTISSRDAQLAQLLSASAALTGTVAAQNDKLADLITDGNLLLAEVQSRRDAIHSLLVGTTELGAELTGLVQDDDQQLAPTLSALSRVVSVLQANQSNLDQVLALAGPYYQQLGNTLGNGRWFDVYLCGLIPNSYLPADRQSSSGCMSPTTGGKGK
- a CDS encoding MCE family protein, whose translation is MKRRSLAGPLAKSAVFIAVTSLATTGLALAVSDTSVGATTGYYAQFTDVTGLVAGDSVRIAGVQVGQVEGVRVTGRRYALVHFDVQRGRALPASATASVKYLNLVGERYLELDQGVGPVGRSLRPGGTIPVQSTTPALDLTQLFDGFQPLFEGLDPDQTNQLAQEIVEVLQGEGGTVDGLVQDVGTLTNTLAAKDQVIGSVIDNLTSVLDNVNGHQQGFTTLVTTLQQLVSGFSADRQPIGEAISALSGLSTSTAGLLAQGRQPLKDSIAQLGRLSDNLEAGTPELEDFLQKTPQKFTAIGRTASYGSWLNLYLCQATVTGVTTSDGSAPPTGIAITQPRCGS
- a CDS encoding MCE family protein, translating into MSARPVSTLRRRGAGLCFLMAPVLLAWLSVSVYDHDFSDTDSVLVHTDSVGNQMQVDADVKLDGVVVGRVSSIRANGSGATLTLAIPPARLRQIPAGVSVQMLPTTLFGARFVELIPPATASGPALTAGSVIPEDRSSDAIELEQVFDNLLPLLDDVQPAQLAATLNAVAGALQDRGAELGTTLTTLDTYLKKFNPQLPALNSDLHNLVQVSRSYNQAAPDLLQALTELATTTGTVADQQSQLADLYSTTTAAAGSTTAFLEQNQSTIIRLAADSRGTLTLLGEYSSEFPCTLRTLADFVPEMNKALGAGTDEPGLHVDLTSAPSRGAYLPGQDTPRYDATGGPACYSTPYTGRPNTPQENALINELLAPSAGTRPTDLPSWSSLLVGPVLRGAQVGVR
- a CDS encoding MlaE family ABC transporter permease, whose translation is MALTERESAPEAVVDPAAPRRNWFRWLDESGDHLIFHLGALLWIPRTLRRYLREVLRLLSEVAFGSGGLGVIGGTVGVMVGMTLATGTVVGLQGYSAMNEIGTTAFTGFISAYFNTREIAPLVAGLALSATVGAGFTAQLGAMRINEEVDALEAMGIRSVPYLVTTRIIAGVVAIVPLYGVGLLASYAASRLVTVYGEGQSSGVYDHYFNLFLAPEDVLLSALKVLVFSVVVILAHCYYGFHAKGGPAGVGIAVGRSVRNAIVIISLTDFFLSLAIWGATTTVRVAG
- a CDS encoding MlaE family ABC transporter permease, whose product is MSNPVQSALRQSGDFFSLGATTFRDTFRRPFQVRELVEQFWFVASVTILPAALVSIPFGAVIALQVGSLTQQLGAQSFTGGASVLAVVQQASPLIVALLIAGAGGSAICADLGSRKIREELDAMEVMGVSPVQRLIVPRVLATMLVAVLLNGLVSVVGVVGGYFFNVYLQHGTPGAYLSSFSALAQLPDIYVGELKALIFGLIAGLVAAHRGLNPRGGPKGVGDAVNQSVVITFLLLFLVNVVLTAVYLQLVPQKGM
- a CDS encoding ABC transporter ATP-binding protein, translating into MGIEVTVEGLTKSFGSQTVWEDVNLTLPAGEVSVMLGPSGTGKTVFLKSVIGLLRPERGRVLVGGVDMASSPEHEIYEARKLFGVMFQDGALFGSMNLYDNIAFPLREHTRKKESEIRRTVLERMELVGLLGSEAKLPGEISGGMRKRAGLARALVLDPQIVLCDEPDSGLDPVRTSYLSQLLIDLNAQIDATMLIVTHNLDIATTVPDNLGMLFRRRLVAFGPRELLLNSEEPVVRQFLGGHRIGPIGMAEEKDQQTMELEGELPAAPPVAIPAQLEPSPGLPPRQAVQRRRQRVAALRNQHRLAAAAPAPATGPAAGEQP